From the genome of Ectobacillus sp. JY-23, one region includes:
- the lysA gene encoding diaminopimelate decarboxylase — MYLHGTSRVNEKGHLEIGGCDTTELATTYGTPLYIYDEALIRQKCRAYNEAFRQSGFSYQVAYASKAFLCMEMCRLAAEENMSLDVVSGGELYTALQAGFPAERIHFHGNNKTEAELVMALEAGIGCFVVDNFFELEVLHDLAKERALTVNILLRVTPGVEAHTHEYITTGQDDSKFGFGISSNQALQAMKIALLKPHYHVMGVHSHIGSQIFETEGFVRAIEVLSAFLNIVREETGHTMQVLNLGGGFGIRYTEGDTPLPVASYIQEVTDAVREQCTARNYPLPEIWIEPGRSIVGDAGTTLYTVGSIKEVPGIRKYVAVDGGMTDNIRPALYNASYEAMLANRADEAPTETVSIAGKCCESGDMLIWDIQLPTVASWDLLAVSCTGAYGYSMANNYNRITRPGVVFVKDGNAQVVVERESFADLIKNDRVRTREFV; from the coding sequence ATGTATTTACATGGAACAAGTAGAGTGAATGAAAAAGGACATTTAGAAATTGGCGGCTGTGACACAACAGAATTGGCAACAACGTATGGTACGCCTCTTTACATATATGATGAGGCGCTAATCCGTCAAAAATGCCGAGCATACAATGAAGCATTTCGCCAAAGTGGTTTTTCGTATCAAGTTGCATATGCGAGCAAAGCATTTTTATGTATGGAGATGTGTCGCTTGGCAGCAGAAGAAAACATGTCTCTTGACGTTGTGTCAGGTGGAGAATTATATACTGCCTTACAAGCCGGCTTTCCAGCAGAACGTATCCATTTCCATGGTAACAACAAAACAGAAGCAGAGCTTGTAATGGCACTTGAAGCAGGAATCGGTTGCTTTGTAGTAGATAACTTTTTTGAACTGGAAGTACTTCACGATTTAGCCAAAGAGCGTGCTCTCACGGTAAACATTTTATTGCGTGTAACACCGGGGGTTGAAGCTCATACACATGAATATATTACAACAGGTCAAGACGATTCTAAATTTGGGTTCGGCATTTCTAGCAACCAAGCTTTGCAAGCTATGAAAATTGCCTTACTGAAGCCTCATTATCATGTAATGGGTGTGCATTCTCATATTGGATCGCAAATCTTTGAAACCGAGGGGTTTGTAAGAGCGATTGAAGTGCTAAGCGCATTTTTGAATATCGTACGGGAGGAAACGGGACATACGATGCAAGTGTTGAATTTGGGCGGCGGATTTGGTATTCGTTACACAGAAGGTGATACGCCATTGCCAGTTGCGAGCTATATTCAAGAAGTAACGGATGCAGTTAGAGAACAGTGTACAGCACGCAATTATCCATTGCCTGAAATTTGGATTGAACCAGGGCGCAGTATTGTAGGGGACGCAGGAACAACATTATACACAGTCGGATCTATTAAAGAAGTACCAGGGATTCGAAAATATGTCGCTGTAGATGGTGGCATGACAGATAATATTCGCCCTGCTTTATACAATGCATCATATGAAGCTATGCTTGCCAACCGTGCCGACGAAGCGCCAACAGAAACGGTATCTATCGCCGGGAAATGCTGTGAAAGCGGCGATATGCTCATTTGGGACATTCAGCTCCCGACTGTTGCATCTTGGGATTTGTTAGCTGTATCTTGTACAGGAGCATACGGTTATTCTATGGCAAACAATTATAACCGTATTACACGGCCAGGTGTCGTATTTGTAAAAGATGGAAATGCTCAGGTTGTTGTAGAACGTGAATCGTTTGCCGATTTAATTAAAAATGACCGCGTTCGTACACGCGAATTTGTTTAA
- a CDS encoding DUF3888 domain-containing protein, translating into MCLYSIPIQANADAMLEDAFFSVLFPKINGALEKRFGVLKKYDCPKIVSMNKMVNGTYLFRATIDVIVYEQQPGQEPKPPFQKVSINFNNEDGEWEVQTIQVTRLPDATKLTCRKPV; encoded by the coding sequence ATGTGTTTGTATAGTATACCGATACAAGCCAATGCTGATGCAATGCTTGAAGATGCATTCTTTTCAGTGTTGTTCCCAAAAATAAATGGGGCGCTTGAAAAGCGGTTTGGTGTGCTTAAAAAATATGATTGCCCGAAAATCGTCAGTATGAACAAAATGGTCAATGGTACATACTTATTTCGTGCAACGATAGATGTGATTGTATATGAGCAACAGCCTGGTCAAGAACCAAAACCACCGTTTCAAAAAGTAAGTATAAATTTTAATAACGAGGATGGAGAGTGGGAGGTTCAGACGATACAAGTAACACGTCTTCCTGACGCAACGAAGTTGACTTGTCGTAAGCCTGTCTAA
- a CDS encoding LTA synthase family protein, whose translation MTRLLPKLRFTLLAVVLLWIKTYIVYKLAFDIKIESDWDELILLFSPVSSLLFFIGLALFQNKHRNRFILGISALLSFVLFGNAIFYGFFDDFVTLPVLFQTNNMADLGTSIRELLTYKTFLMFGDLILLFVLLRIFPNYFSTESLTKGEKTSYFASVITIFVLTVSVAELYKPSLFTRSFDREMVVKNLGLYNYHLYDIALQSRSSAQRAFASTNSYVEIENYIRARDKHVDESLFGTAKGKNVIVISMESTQNFVIGKKINGKEVTPFLNDFIKESYYFDHFYHQTGQGKTSDAEFIIENSLYPLDRGSVFFTHANNEYMATPELLKDYGYYSAVFHSNDKTFWNRDIMYPALGYDRFFNLTDFTGTQQNSVGWGLKDKDFFEQSIRYLKELPQPFYTKFLTLTNHFPFILESEDRYIDEYNSESDIVNRYFPTVRYTDEAIKYFVQRLKEEGLYDNTIIVIYGDHYGISENHNTAMAQVLGKEEITPFDTLTLQRVPLVIHIPGQTGRTISKVSGQIDVKPTLLHLLGIKTKDHMEFGTDLFVAEQEAMTVLRDGSFITENYAYTKGICYNTNGTIVDRALCAPYAEKAKTELSLSDRLIYGDLLRFDGHNKRKTGTMTTSFQ comes from the coding sequence ATGACCAGACTACTTCCAAAATTAAGATTCACACTTTTGGCAGTTGTTCTATTATGGATTAAAACATACATTGTATACAAATTGGCATTTGATATTAAAATTGAGAGCGATTGGGATGAACTGATTTTGCTGTTTAGCCCCGTAAGTTCTTTACTCTTCTTTATCGGCCTTGCCTTGTTTCAAAACAAACATCGCAATCGCTTTATATTGGGCATAAGCGCTTTGCTTTCTTTCGTACTATTTGGAAACGCTATATTCTATGGCTTTTTCGATGATTTTGTCACGTTGCCCGTCTTATTTCAAACAAATAACATGGCCGACCTAGGCACAAGTATACGAGAACTGCTAACATATAAAACTTTTTTAATGTTTGGCGATCTCATTCTCTTATTTGTGCTACTTCGCATCTTCCCAAATTATTTTTCTACGGAATCTCTAACAAAGGGAGAAAAAACATCTTATTTTGCCAGTGTGATTACGATATTTGTTCTTACTGTTTCCGTAGCGGAGCTCTACAAGCCTTCACTGTTTACTCGTTCATTCGATCGTGAAATGGTAGTGAAAAATCTAGGACTCTACAACTATCACTTGTATGATATTGCGCTTCAATCAAGATCTTCGGCACAACGCGCATTTGCAAGCACAAATAGCTATGTAGAGATTGAAAACTATATTCGTGCACGAGATAAGCATGTGGATGAATCATTATTTGGTACGGCCAAAGGAAAGAATGTTATTGTTATCTCAATGGAATCCACACAAAACTTTGTGATTGGCAAAAAGATCAATGGGAAAGAAGTGACTCCCTTTTTAAATGATTTTATTAAAGAAAGCTACTACTTTGACCATTTTTATCACCAAACAGGACAGGGAAAGACATCAGACGCGGAATTTATTATTGAAAACTCCCTATATCCGCTCGACAGAGGATCTGTTTTTTTTACTCATGCCAACAATGAGTACATGGCAACGCCGGAGCTGTTAAAAGATTACGGTTATTACTCCGCTGTGTTTCATTCTAATGATAAGACGTTTTGGAATCGCGACATCATGTATCCGGCACTAGGTTACGATCGATTTTTTAATCTGACTGACTTTACAGGAACACAGCAAAATTCCGTCGGTTGGGGTTTGAAAGATAAAGACTTTTTTGAGCAATCTATACGCTATTTAAAAGAATTGCCACAGCCTTTTTATACAAAATTTTTAACACTTACTAACCACTTTCCGTTCATCTTAGAATCTGAAGACCGTTATATAGACGAGTACAATTCAGAAAGTGATATTGTAAATCGCTATTTTCCAACAGTTCGCTACACCGACGAAGCAATCAAATATTTCGTACAGCGATTAAAAGAAGAAGGACTCTACGATAACACTATAATTGTCATTTATGGTGATCATTATGGCATTTCAGAAAATCATAATACAGCAATGGCCCAAGTATTGGGCAAAGAAGAGATCACACCATTTGATACCCTGACACTACAGCGCGTTCCACTCGTGATTCACATACCAGGACAGACGGGACGAACCATTTCAAAAGTATCTGGGCAAATTGATGTAAAGCCTACTCTTTTACACCTGCTTGGCATTAAAACAAAAGATCATATGGAGTTTGGTACAGATCTGTTCGTAGCTGAACAAGAAGCAATGACGGTTTTGCGAGACGGTAGTTTTATTACTGAAAACTATGCATATACCAAAGGCATCTGCTATAACACAAATGGTACTATTGTAGATCGTGCACTTTGTGCTCCTTATGCAGAAAAGGCAAAAACAGAGCTTAGTTTATCGGATAGATTAATTTATGGTGATTTACTTCGCTTTGATGGTCATAATAAACGTAAAACAGGCACAATGACCACTTCCTTTCAGTAA
- the pssA gene encoding CDP-diacylglycerol--serine O-phosphatidyltransferase produces the protein MYRAAIPNLFTLGNLYSGFLSIGYASMGHYKSAAILVLIGMMLDSLDGRIARLLRVDSQMGKELDSLADVVTFGAAPALLMYYTSFSQYGFIGLYIAALFPLFGAYRLARFNVTPSSTSLRYFTGVPITAAGGIMAFLTLFSNKIPNIVLITLFVGFAFLMVSRIQIPSLKDVPLPKYSIIVTLFLIAVIVTMYQRNFGNIPEFLFIAIPLYVIYMLSQFLRQRHFDKKNEKEKE, from the coding sequence TTGTACAGAGCAGCCATTCCAAATTTATTTACCTTAGGAAATCTTTATAGCGGATTTTTATCAATTGGTTATGCTTCTATGGGCCACTATAAATCCGCGGCCATCCTTGTTCTTATCGGCATGATGTTAGATAGTCTCGATGGACGAATTGCCCGCTTATTGCGCGTTGATTCTCAAATGGGAAAAGAACTTGATTCTCTCGCTGACGTTGTTACATTTGGAGCCGCACCTGCACTTTTAATGTATTATACCTCCTTCTCCCAATACGGCTTTATTGGACTATACATAGCGGCATTATTCCCATTATTCGGTGCTTATCGCCTAGCGCGCTTTAACGTAACGCCTTCTTCTACGTCACTCAGGTACTTTACAGGCGTTCCCATTACTGCAGCAGGCGGCATCATGGCATTTTTAACACTGTTCTCGAATAAAATTCCAAATATTGTACTTATCACACTATTTGTTGGGTTTGCCTTTCTAATGGTCAGTCGAATTCAGATTCCAAGTCTAAAAGATGTTCCGCTTCCAAAGTACAGTATTATTGTTACCTTATTTTTAATCGCGGTTATCGTAACAATGTATCAACGTAATTTCGGAAACATACCCGAATTTTTATTTATCGCAATTCCGCTTTACGTTATATATATGTTGTCTCAATTCTTACGTCAACGACATTTTGATAAGAAAAATGAAAAAGAAAAAGAATAA
- a CDS encoding NAD(P)-dependent oxidoreductase translates to MGKIFVAGNIPKIGLEMLRDHEVEIYDGEGLIGEVELRERLQGKDALLSLLSTKVTKETIDSADLKIIANYGAGFDNIDYTYAIEKGIAVTNTPDVSTEATAELTMAILLAAARRIPEGDVLCRTKGFDGWAPLFFLGREVYGKTIGIIGLGAIGQAVAKRAKAFGMEIVYTGPSRKLETEQQYSASYVALEDLLKQSDFVTINCAYHPTLHHMIAEPQLALMKSTAYLINAARGPIVDEVALVAALKNKVIEGAALDVFEFEPRITEELKTLPNVVLTPHIGNATIETRNAMAEVAVRNILSVLAGEEPLTPVKKMVTK, encoded by the coding sequence ATGGGAAAAATTTTTGTTGCGGGAAATATACCAAAAATTGGATTAGAAATGCTGCGCGATCACGAAGTGGAAATATACGATGGCGAAGGTTTAATCGGTGAGGTAGAGCTTAGAGAGCGCTTACAAGGAAAGGATGCTTTACTTAGTTTGTTATCTACAAAAGTAACAAAAGAAACAATTGACAGCGCGGATTTAAAAATTATCGCTAACTACGGGGCTGGTTTTGATAATATTGATTATACATATGCAATAGAAAAAGGGATTGCTGTAACCAATACACCTGATGTTTCTACAGAAGCTACAGCAGAATTAACAATGGCCATTTTATTGGCTGCGGCGCGTCGTATTCCAGAAGGAGATGTGTTATGTCGTACAAAAGGATTTGATGGCTGGGCACCGCTTTTCTTTTTAGGGCGTGAAGTATATGGAAAAACGATTGGTATTATTGGGCTTGGTGCAATCGGTCAAGCTGTTGCGAAGCGAGCCAAAGCTTTTGGTATGGAGATTGTATATACGGGTCCAAGCCGTAAACTTGAAACAGAACAGCAATATAGTGCGTCATATGTAGCGCTGGAGGATTTACTGAAACAATCGGACTTTGTAACAATAAATTGTGCATATCATCCAACGTTACATCATATGATTGCTGAGCCGCAGCTTGCGCTGATGAAGTCGACCGCTTACTTAATTAACGCGGCCCGCGGTCCAATTGTAGATGAAGTGGCTTTAGTTGCTGCATTAAAGAACAAGGTAATTGAAGGAGCTGCACTAGATGTATTTGAATTTGAACCACGTATTACAGAGGAGTTAAAGACACTCCCGAATGTTGTGCTGACGCCGCACATCGGAAATGCGACGATTGAAACACGTAATGCGATGGCAGAAGTGGCAGTGCGTAATATTTTAAGTGTACTTGCAGGGGAAGAACCACTTACCCCTGTTAAGAAGATGGTAACGAAGTAA
- a CDS encoding DUF4025 domain-containing protein: protein MGKEQYKDTGKLTNKHYGEASPKSDQSLTHEQVQNTLTEGTIDQQVKRH from the coding sequence GTGGGTAAAGAGCAGTATAAGGATACAGGCAAATTAACTAACAAGCATTATGGTGAAGCAAGCCCAAAAAGCGATCAGTCGCTTACACATGAACAAGTACAAAATACATTAACAGAGGGAACAATTGATCAACAGGTAAAGCGACACTAA
- a CDS encoding histidinol phosphate phosphatase domain-containing protein, translating into MRIDYHLHLEEGPYSLRWLDRTNVALQHFVPVAAPRHSLDWLKQSQALLQERLEKGAFSPFWIDLYLEEAERKGLQEVGIVDHLYRFTEARDYYYRHIDISDSDLGCLQKEWLDQVMIESIHHFTAAIEEAKKRWAKRGITLRLGLEADYFADGEEELRELLKLGNWDYVIGSVHFTEGWGFDNPDTQARFQTQDVPALYEKHFALIEREIRSGLFDFVAHIDNMKVFNYRPDENHLLHYYEHIARVLRECDVATEINAGLYYRYPVKEMCPSPLFLSVLARHRVPITISSDSHYPDDIGSYVAQNVETLLRHGYTEVATFEKRQRIMKPLKG; encoded by the coding sequence ATGAGGATAGATTATCACCTGCATTTGGAGGAAGGACCATATTCATTACGCTGGCTTGATCGCACAAATGTAGCGTTGCAGCATTTTGTACCGGTGGCAGCCCCAAGACATTCTTTAGATTGGCTTAAGCAATCACAAGCGCTATTGCAAGAACGCTTAGAAAAAGGAGCATTCTCACCGTTTTGGATTGATTTATACTTAGAAGAAGCAGAGCGTAAAGGCTTGCAAGAAGTAGGAATTGTAGACCATCTCTACCGTTTTACAGAAGCGCGTGATTACTATTATCGCCATATCGACATCAGTGATAGCGATTTAGGCTGTTTACAAAAGGAATGGCTAGATCAAGTAATGATTGAATCTATTCATCATTTTACAGCTGCGATTGAAGAAGCGAAGAAAAGATGGGCAAAACGCGGCATAACGCTTCGCCTTGGGCTAGAGGCCGATTATTTTGCTGATGGTGAAGAAGAGCTACGAGAACTGCTGAAGCTTGGGAATTGGGACTATGTAATCGGCTCTGTACATTTTACAGAAGGCTGGGGATTTGATAATCCAGACACACAAGCGCGTTTTCAAACACAGGACGTACCAGCTTTATATGAGAAACATTTTGCACTAATTGAGCGTGAAATTCGATCTGGCTTATTTGATTTTGTTGCCCATATTGACAATATGAAGGTCTTTAACTATCGACCTGATGAAAATCATTTACTTCACTACTATGAGCACATTGCTCGTGTACTGAGGGAATGTGACGTGGCAACAGAGATTAACGCAGGTTTATATTATCGTTATCCAGTCAAAGAAATGTGTCCGAGCCCGTTGTTTTTAAGTGTACTGGCTCGTCACCGTGTACCTATTACAATCTCATCTGATTCGCATTATCCTGACGACATTGGTAGCTACGTGGCTCAAAATGTAGAAACCCTGCTTCGTCATGGTTATACTGAGGTGGCTACGTTTGAAAAGCGTCAGCGCATTATGAAACCGTTAAAAGGATAA
- the hisE gene encoding phosphoribosyl-ATP diphosphatase, which produces MSILRELYKDIQNRKKNPQEGSYTNYLFTTGEDKILKKIGEECTEVVIASKSDNRTELVSELMDLTYHCLVLMAEKDVSLEELEEEAKRRRGKLSKVGDRKEIDTL; this is translated from the coding sequence ATGAGCATACTGCGTGAACTGTATAAAGATATTCAAAATCGAAAAAAGAATCCGCAAGAGGGTTCGTATACGAATTACTTGTTTACAACAGGTGAAGATAAAATTTTAAAAAAAATTGGTGAAGAATGTACAGAAGTAGTCATTGCTTCCAAAAGTGATAACCGTACAGAGCTGGTTAGTGAGCTCATGGATTTAACGTATCACTGTCTTGTACTGATGGCAGAAAAGGATGTCTCCTTAGAGGAGCTTGAGGAAGAAGCAAAGCGAAGAAGAGGAAAGTTGTCTAAGGTGGGAGACAGAAAAGAAATTGATACGCTATAG
- the hisI gene encoding phosphoribosyl-AMP cyclohydrolase codes for MKPNFSKGLLPAVVIDDTTQDVLMLGYMNEESYAKTLETKTTWFFSRSRNKLWNKGETSGHFQHVKEIFLDCDQDTILVRVNQIGPACHTGSQSCFFTKVL; via the coding sequence ATGAAGCCGAATTTTAGTAAAGGCTTACTACCTGCCGTTGTTATTGATGATACGACGCAAGATGTGCTTATGCTTGGTTATATGAATGAAGAGTCTTATGCCAAAACATTGGAGACGAAAACAACGTGGTTTTTCTCGCGTTCCCGCAATAAACTTTGGAATAAAGGGGAAACATCCGGTCACTTTCAGCACGTTAAGGAAATCTTTTTAGATTGTGATCAAGACACCATTTTAGTTCGTGTTAACCAAATTGGACCTGCTTGTCATACAGGCAGTCAAAGCTGCTTTTTTACAAAGGTATTGTGA
- the hisF gene encoding imidazole glycerol phosphate synthase subunit HisF, which yields MLTKRIVPCLDVKDGRVVKGVNFVGLADVGDPVAIAAAYNEAGADELVFLDITATHEGRRTMIDVVERTAAEVFIPLTVGGGISSVEDMYNMLRAGADKISVNSAAIRNPQLIADGAERFGAQCIVVAIDAKRVGDRKWHVFINGGRIDTRLDAVEWAQKAEALGAGEILLTSMDADGTKEGYDLELTEAVSNAVTIPVIASGGCGNNAHIVEVFKKTSASAALAASIYHYGETTIMETKQEMRKANIEVRL from the coding sequence ATGCTAACAAAACGCATTGTACCATGTCTAGATGTAAAAGATGGTCGCGTTGTAAAGGGTGTAAATTTCGTTGGATTAGCAGATGTTGGCGATCCAGTAGCTATAGCAGCTGCCTACAATGAAGCAGGCGCCGATGAACTGGTATTTTTGGACATCACGGCAACACATGAAGGCCGTCGCACGATGATTGATGTGGTAGAACGCACGGCTGCTGAGGTATTTATTCCCCTTACAGTAGGGGGAGGTATCAGCAGTGTGGAAGATATGTATAATATGCTGCGCGCTGGTGCAGACAAAATTTCTGTAAATTCAGCAGCTATTCGTAACCCGCAGCTAATCGCAGATGGGGCGGAGCGTTTTGGGGCACAGTGTATTGTTGTAGCCATTGATGCTAAACGAGTAGGTGACAGGAAGTGGCACGTCTTTATTAATGGTGGTCGTATCGACACGCGATTGGATGCTGTAGAGTGGGCGCAAAAAGCAGAAGCGCTTGGAGCAGGAGAGATTTTGCTCACTAGTATGGATGCTGATGGTACGAAAGAGGGATATGATTTAGAGTTAACAGAAGCGGTATCCAATGCAGTTACCATCCCAGTAATCGCATCAGGCGGATGCGGGAACAATGCGCATATTGTAGAGGTGTTTAAGAAAACATCCGCATCGGCAGCGCTTGCAGCTTCTATTTATCATTACGGTGAAACCACCATTATGGAAACGAAGCAGGAGATGAGGAAAGCGAATATTGAGGTGAGATTATGA
- the hisA gene encoding 1-(5-phosphoribosyl)-5-[(5-phosphoribosylamino)methylideneamino]imidazole-4-carboxamide isomerase — MLIFPAIDLKNGRCVRLYQGQFEQETVVNENPLQQALRFEQLGAKVLHLVDLDGALDGTPTNLPVIEQIAKTLRIPVQVGGGIRSLETIETLLSVGVNRVIIGTAALLDPAFLRAALAAYGEKIVVGIDAKEEYVATRGWLDVSDVHYITLAKQMEEMGVKTIVFTDISRDGTLAGPNFEQLASLQSAVAVNIVASGGVSSLADIEKLNRMNLYGVITGKALYDGKVVLEEALEAVKTC; from the coding sequence ATGTTGATTTTCCCGGCAATCGATTTAAAAAATGGGCGCTGTGTTCGCTTATATCAAGGGCAATTTGAACAAGAAACAGTGGTGAACGAAAATCCACTTCAGCAGGCACTACGCTTTGAACAATTAGGTGCAAAAGTCCTTCATTTGGTAGACTTAGACGGCGCTCTAGATGGAACACCGACGAATTTGCCGGTTATTGAACAAATTGCTAAGACACTTCGAATTCCTGTTCAAGTAGGTGGTGGTATTCGCTCATTAGAAACAATTGAAACGTTGCTGTCTGTAGGTGTAAATCGTGTGATTATTGGAACGGCAGCACTGTTAGATCCCGCATTCTTACGAGCAGCGTTGGCAGCATATGGTGAAAAAATTGTAGTTGGTATTGATGCAAAAGAAGAATATGTGGCAACGCGCGGTTGGCTCGATGTATCAGATGTACATTATATTACACTCGCCAAACAGATGGAGGAGATGGGGGTAAAAACGATTGTGTTCACTGACATTTCCAGGGATGGCACACTGGCTGGGCCAAATTTTGAACAGTTGGCATCCTTGCAAAGCGCGGTTGCAGTCAACATTGTTGCCTCAGGCGGAGTGAGCTCACTAGCAGATATTGAAAAACTCAATCGTATGAATTTGTACGGTGTTATCACTGGAAAAGCGTTATATGACGGCAAGGTCGTATTAGAAGAAGCACTTGAGGCGGTGAAAACATGCTAA
- the hisH gene encoding imidazole glycerol phosphate synthase subunit HisH, whose product MIAIIDYGMGNLRSVSKALEHVGVEYVITDNADVIRDSTAILLPGVGAFPKAMKELRDRGLITLIREQAYLGKPILGICLGMQLLFESSEEIEPTEGLGLLPGIVRKIPAGRKIPHMGWNNLQKRKDSPLLKDVQDGAYVYYVHSFYADCPEAVIDAGSEYGVFAPGVVSKGNIFGAQFHPEKSSEIGLKMLQNFKELVTC is encoded by the coding sequence ATGATTGCAATCATCGATTACGGCATGGGGAATTTACGCAGTGTATCAAAAGCGCTTGAGCATGTAGGTGTAGAGTATGTTATCACCGATAATGCCGATGTTATTCGAGATAGTACGGCCATTTTGTTACCAGGAGTAGGCGCTTTCCCAAAGGCAATGAAAGAATTGCGTGATAGAGGACTTATTACATTGATTCGCGAGCAAGCATATCTAGGTAAACCGATTTTAGGAATCTGTCTCGGCATGCAATTGCTGTTTGAGAGCAGCGAAGAAATTGAACCAACAGAAGGACTTGGTTTGCTTCCGGGAATAGTTCGTAAAATTCCCGCAGGGCGCAAAATTCCGCATATGGGCTGGAACAATCTCCAGAAACGGAAAGACTCACCGCTATTAAAGGATGTGCAGGATGGGGCGTACGTATATTATGTTCATTCTTTTTATGCAGATTGTCCTGAAGCGGTAATTGATGCTGGTAGCGAATATGGTGTATTTGCACCAGGTGTAGTATCTAAGGGCAATATTTTTGGCGCGCAATTTCATCCGGAAAAAAGCAGTGAAATCGGTTTGAAAATGTTACAAAACTTTAAGGAGCTGGTCACATGTTGA
- the hisB gene encoding imidazoleglycerol-phosphate dehydratase HisB — MSRTATLSRTTTETDISVWVDLDHQEEVSIDTGVGFFDHMLTLFARHGRIGLKVKAVGDLHIDSHHTVEDVGIAIGACIKEALGDKKQINRYGTSYVPMDEALGFVSLDISGRPFLVFDAELKADMLGNYDTELTEEFFRAISFNAGITLHARVLYGRNTHHKIEALFKAFGRALREAMEINENIIGINSTKGML, encoded by the coding sequence ATGAGCCGTACAGCAACGCTATCACGTACAACAACAGAAACAGATATTTCCGTTTGGGTCGATTTAGATCATCAAGAGGAAGTAAGCATTGATACAGGTGTAGGTTTCTTTGATCACATGCTTACCTTGTTCGCAAGACATGGGCGTATTGGTTTAAAAGTAAAGGCAGTAGGAGATTTACATATTGATTCTCATCATACGGTAGAAGACGTTGGCATTGCAATAGGAGCTTGTATCAAAGAAGCTCTTGGCGATAAAAAACAAATCAACCGTTATGGTACGAGCTATGTACCGATGGATGAGGCACTCGGATTTGTATCGCTTGATATTAGCGGTCGTCCATTCTTAGTATTTGATGCTGAATTAAAGGCCGATATGCTAGGAAATTATGATACAGAGCTTACAGAGGAGTTTTTCCGTGCTATTAGCTTTAATGCAGGAATCACGCTGCATGCGCGTGTATTATATGGAAGAAACACACATCACAAAATTGAAGCGCTCTTTAAAGCATTTGGACGTGCACTACGCGAAGCAATGGAAATAAATGAGAACATTATCGGAATCAATTCCACGAAAGGAATGTTGTAA